In Salinirussus salinus, the following proteins share a genomic window:
- a CDS encoding type II/IV secretion system ATPase subunit produces MSEESQPPDHRDGGGGFVLDEIDAGVADRAMDGVLEGRREVRTVPGEEVEEAVLDDVLSHFETEYDPAELGVAAPDPGAVRGQWFDFEYLEEFEVVSWRWSVRPYSYTAILYDPAANEHRYHVATPSLTEFEQYVREDLTRSLRQDLMHHDIGPDEKRGDVFGAEIGRILDEHAAAVPPSTLLRVVYYLQRDFVRYGRVDPLMHDPEIEDISCDGADVPLFVYHGIYRDLETNLSFPQERLDAFVTRLAQRAGKSLTAADPLLDVSLPDGSRAQFTLGNDVSLRGSTFTIRRFSEDPLTPTDLVDFGTFGLDQMAYLWLLVENGKSVMFAGGTGSGKTTSLNAISYFIPPGNKIVSIEDTPEVRLPHQNWVRNVTRPSSVAEGQGAVTMFDLLESALRQRPEFLLVGEIRANPQVAFTFFQAISTGHTAYTTFHADSAESVMRRLENEPLNIPAQMVGSLDVISVQRQVQTEDGRLRRNHRLVEVTPKQDGSGVRTREVFGRDPATDSFEQLAPSTLLEEVQYERGWDDDRLRRELSLRQEVLRYMRREGISHHDDVGRVIHTFQRSPESVVEQLRDGTLEPAELTPRDG; encoded by the coding sequence ATGAGTGAGGAGAGTCAGCCGCCTGACCACCGCGACGGCGGGGGCGGGTTCGTTCTCGATGAGATCGACGCCGGGGTGGCCGACCGGGCGATGGACGGGGTGCTCGAGGGCCGCCGGGAGGTCCGGACGGTGCCCGGCGAGGAGGTCGAGGAGGCGGTTCTCGATGACGTCCTCTCGCACTTCGAGACGGAGTACGACCCGGCCGAACTGGGCGTGGCCGCCCCGGACCCTGGGGCGGTGCGCGGGCAGTGGTTCGACTTCGAGTATCTCGAAGAGTTCGAGGTCGTCTCCTGGCGCTGGTCGGTGCGCCCTTACTCCTACACGGCGATCCTCTACGACCCGGCGGCAAACGAGCACCGCTACCACGTGGCTACCCCCTCGTTGACCGAGTTCGAACAGTACGTCCGGGAGGACCTGACCCGGTCGCTCCGGCAGGACCTGATGCACCACGACATCGGGCCCGACGAGAAACGGGGTGACGTGTTCGGCGCGGAGATCGGCCGCATCCTCGACGAACACGCCGCCGCCGTCCCCCCATCGACGTTGCTTCGGGTGGTCTACTATCTCCAGCGGGACTTCGTGCGCTACGGGCGGGTCGACCCGCTGATGCACGACCCCGAGATCGAGGATATCTCCTGTGACGGCGCGGACGTGCCGCTGTTCGTCTACCACGGCATCTACCGGGACCTCGAGACCAACCTCTCGTTCCCGCAGGAGCGCCTGGACGCGTTCGTGACCCGGCTGGCCCAGCGGGCGGGCAAGTCGCTAACGGCCGCTGACCCGCTGCTGGACGTCAGTCTCCCGGACGGCTCGCGGGCGCAGTTCACGCTCGGGAACGACGTCAGCCTCCGGGGGTCGACGTTCACCATCAGGCGGTTCTCCGAGGACCCGCTCACCCCGACCGACCTGGTCGACTTCGGAACCTTCGGGCTCGACCAGATGGCGTATCTGTGGCTGCTCGTCGAGAACGGGAAGTCGGTGATGTTCGCCGGCGGCACCGGCTCGGGCAAGACCACTTCGCTGAACGCCATCTCCTATTTCATCCCGCCGGGAAACAAGATCGTCTCCATCGAGGACACCCCGGAGGTCCGGCTCCCCCACCAGAACTGGGTCCGGAACGTGACACGTCCCTCCTCGGTCGCCGAGGGCCAGGGAGCGGTCACGATGTTCGACCTCCTCGAATCGGCGCTGCGCCAGCGCCCCGAGTTCCTGCTGGTCGGGGAGATCCGGGCGAACCCACAGGTCGCGTTCACCTTCTTCCAGGCGATCTCGACGGGACACACCGCCTACACGACGTTCCACGCTGACTCCGCGGAGAGCGTGATGCGCCGGCTCGAGAACGAGCCGCTGAACATCCCCGCGCAGATGGTCGGCAGCCTCGACGTCATCTCGGTCCAGCGGCAGGTCCAGACCGAGGACGGCCGGCTCCGGCGCAACCACCGCCTGGTCGAGGTCACACCGAAGCAAGACGGCTCCGGCGTCCGGACCCGCGAGGTGTTCGGCCGGGACCCGGCGACGGACAGCTTCGAGCAGCTCGCGCCCTCGACCCTGCTCGAGGAGGTGCAGTACGAGCGGGGCTGGGACGACGACCGGCTCCGACGGGAACTGTCCCTGCGCCAGGAGGTGTTGCGGTATATGCGCCGGGAGGGGATCAGCCACCACGATGACGTGGGCCGGGTGATCCACACCTTCCAGCGCAGCCCGG